One part of the Lotus japonicus ecotype B-129 chromosome 2, LjGifu_v1.2 genome encodes these proteins:
- the LOC130739111 gene encoding uncharacterized protein LOC130739111, whose translation MGLRGGEDEEGASSSRALLTHSDTSTPHKFSSSSLLFPITSISLVIALALAFIFFSSPSSSPPPPPPPTSPPSPSPPPPPPPPPSPSPSPPPSPLPPPPSPPPPSPSPSPPPPSPSPSPSPPPPHSPPPPPPSPPTARPLTKLHHPVVILISLSGFRFGYQFKTITPNIQRLIRNGTEAEAGLIPVFPTLTFPNHYSIATGLYPPYHGIINNKFVDPATGDKFTTASRELKWWLGRPLWETVTANGFKAATYFWPGSEVIKGSWTCPSRYCKHYNNFVPFEDRVDTVLGYFDLPPDEMPVFMTIYVEDLDQQGHKFGPDDDEITQAVARIDSLIGRLIKGLEDRDVFEDVTIILVGDHGMVGTCDQKLIFLDDLGIPAHWVQSYSPLLAIRPSHTHAPAHVVDKMNQRLSSGRVENGGKLKVYLKEDLPERLHYAASDRIAPIIGLVHEGFKVEQSRTLKKECGGAHGYDNDFFSMRTIFIGHGPQFAKGRKIPSFENIQIYNLITSILNITGVYNNGSATFPESILLPPA comes from the coding sequence ATGGGTCTTAGAggaggagaagatgaagaaggagcatcatcatcaagAGCTCTCCTGACTCACTCTGACACTTCAACTCCCCACaaattctcttcttcctcccttCTTTTCCCAATCACCTCCATATCTCTCGTAATAGCCCTTGCCCTTGCCTTTATCTTCTTCTCTTCCCcctcatcatcaccaccaccaccacctccaccaacatcaccaccatcaccatcaccaccaccaccaccaccacctccaccatcaccatcaccatcaccaccaccatcaccactaccaccaccaccatcaccaccaccaccatcaccatcaccatcaccaccaccaccatcaccatcaccatcaccatcaccaccaccaccacattcaccaccaccaccaccaccatcaccacccaccGCTCGTCCCCTCACCAAGCTCCACCACCCCGTCGTCATCCTTATATCCTTAAGCGGCTTCCGTTTCGGCTACCAGTTCAAGACCATCACACCCAACATCCAACGCCTCATCCGAAACGGCACGGAGGCTGAAGCCGGCTTGATCCCCGTTTTCCCCACTCTCACCTTCCCCAACCACTACTCTATCGCCACGGGACTCTACCCTCCTTACCACGGcatcatcaacaacaaattCGTTGACCCCGCCACCGGTGACAAGTTCACCACCGCAAGTCGTGAGCTGAAATGGTGGCTCGGCCGCCCCTTGTGGGAGACTGTGACTGCCAACGGATTCAAAGCCGCTACCTATTTTTGGCCTGGTTCTGAGGTAATCAAAGGTTCATGGACTTGCCCTTCGCGTTACTGTAAGCACTATAACAACTTTGTTCCCTTTGAAGATAGAGTGGACACTGTTTTGGGGTATTTTGATCTTCCCCCTGATGAAATGCCTGTGTTCATGACAATTTATGTTGAGGATCTTGACCAGCAGGGTCATAAATTTgggcctgatgatgatgaaatcACTCAGGCTGTTGCTAGGATTGATAGCTTAATTGGGAGATTGATTAAGGGGTTGGAGGACAGAGATGTTTTTGAGGATGTAACTATTATTTTGGTGGGTGATCATGGAATGGTTGGTACATGTGATCAAAAGCTGATATTTTTAGATGATTTAGGAATTCCAGCACATTGGGTCCAATCATATTCTCCTTTACTTGCAATTCGCCCATCTCATACTCATGCACCTGCTCATGTTGTGGACAAGATGAATCAAAGGTTGAGCTCAGGGAGGGTTGAAAATGGGGGGAAGTTGAAGGTGTATCTGAAGGAAGATCTTCCTGAGAGACTTCATTATGCAGCAAGTGATCGGATTGCACCGATAATTGGGTTGGTTCATGAAGGTTTTAAGGTGGAGCAGAGCAGAACACTTAAAAAAGAGTGTGGTGGTGCTCATGGTTATGACAATGATTTTTTCTCCATGAGGACTATTTTCATTGGACATGGCCCTCAATTTGCAAAGGGGAGGAAGATACCATCATTTGAGAATATTCAGATTTATAATTTGATTACTTCTATCCTGAACATAACAGGCGTATATAATAATGGGTCTGCCACATTTCCAGAATCTATTCTTCTACCCCCTGCATAA
- the LOC130736938 gene encoding uncharacterized protein LOC130736938 produces MNSSSASSSRTRSKTITAGGSARCQCGLPLIIYTAGTRHNSDRRFLRCRNWQLPHNCGFFFWIDDPYEGRDAVQGRDAVEGHAMSYNSEIGNSNSVNVNVVSDLNKKIKKLKMKLEVERFQKKLSCFFTLVAVTVSIWCFCMRKG; encoded by the exons ATGAATTCTTCATCTGCTTCTTCATCTCGCACAAGGTCGAAGACAATCACTGCAGGTGGAAGTGCTAGATGTCAATGTGGTCTTCCTCTGATCATTTACACTGCTGGTACTCGACATAACTCGGATAGGAGATTTCTCAGATGCAGAAATTGGCAA CTTCCACATAATTGTGGTTTCTTTTTTTGGATTGATGATCCATATGAGGGAAGAGATGCAGTTCAGGGAAGAGATGCAGTTGAAGGTCATGCAATGAGTTATAATTCTGAGATTGGGAATTCAAACTCTGTTAATGTTAATGTTGTTTCTGATTTGAACAAAAAGATTAAGAAGCTCAAGATGAAGCTTGAAGTTGAAAGATTCCAGAAGAAGCTCTCATGTTTCTTTACTCTGGTTGCTGTGACAGTATCAATATGGTGTTTCTGTATGAGAAAGGGTTGA
- the LOC130736937 gene encoding uncharacterized protein LOC130736937, with protein sequence MAPAVDEIVPEVQVVPENVPEVQVVPENLVESDNNIPKVIDGDDDQSDVSNQGIRLEDSEEERDLQQEDELTNPAFAEAEDLLNKHITQMLNGRSADGMGMAFGDDPDFDGGYESEDLESVATDSEMEDVPRRRYPKFVEERLGPDFKFILGMDFASLDQFKEALTDVCVTNGREYKFLKNDSIRCRVACRSDDCPWLILCSKVGNKKSYRIKTLVDNHTCARVFDNKSANIKWVKKKLLNTVRTVNKISTNEIVDDFRVNLGTGITRYRAWKGKQLATEEVEGAVELQYTLLWRFSNELRARSAGNTCKMSFESPRTTLFPRFSRYYMCLDGCKRGFLAGCRPFIGLDGCHLKTKHGGILLAAVGRDANEQYFPLAFAVVESEAKDSWRWFMELLMDDKDPTRSSRWVFISDQQKGLMEVFKEDMLQGVEHRLCVRHLYANMKTKFGGGVLLRDLMMAAAKATYEAAWKEKMQLIKEHNEVAFHWLMEKPTSSWCRHAFSWFSRCDVVMNNLSEAFNSAIILARDKPILTMMEWIRTYVMGRFPAMMEKLNKHPRQIMPRSLKRISHEVDHSKNWVTRAVGVLMFEVRHLITLERHVINLRDRTCCCNFWQLNGFPCRHAVAAISFHGHDPKAYVHECYLRAAYRATYENFVTPLPGPNQWIVTPHDPVCIMPPLYKRRAGRPKKLRRRDPCDDLNPSKLKRGGAAWKCSRCKQYGHNKKTCKNPIQEDQPAGNDGAEDGPQNDVPEAEPQNDGPEDGQNDGPAENQKKTKKKGFKKCSRCKQYGHYKNKCKNNPEIIPIFQAPAPSLPGIVIREPSNNLTAPAPVPLTSGKGKEKVHDAPRSEVQNWSQGYTVTRNHGAASTSASILQVGTASGTSRTVDGAAAVTGNDFPMASGDQQVVEDTLPTQCSVVLDKTVGESS encoded by the exons ATGGCTCCAGCTGTTGATGAAATTGTGCCTGAAGTCCAGGTTGTTCCTGAAAATGTGCCTGAAGTCCAGGTTGTTCCTGAAAACTTAGTTGAATCCGACAATAATATTCCAAAAGTtattgatggagatgatgatcAGAGTGATGTGTCTAATCAAGGCATTAGACTTGAGGatagtgaagaagaaagagacctTCAACAAGAAGATGAATTAACGAACCCAGCTTTTGCAGAGGCAGAGGATTTGTTGAATAAGCATATCACACAAATGCTTAATGGTAGGTCTGCTGATGGTATGGGGATGGCTTTTGGGGATGACCCTGACTTTGATGGAGGGTATGAGAGTGAAGATTTGGAAAGTGTGGCAACTGATTCTGAGATGGAAGATGTTCCTAGGAGAAGATACCCAAAGTTTGTGGAGGAGCGTTTGGGCCCAGATTTCAAATTCATTCTTGGAATGGACTTTGCATCCCTTGATCAGTTCAAGGAAGCTCTAACTGATGTTTGTGTAACGAATGGCAGAGAATACAAATTCCTGAAAAATGATAGCATTAGGTGCAGGGTGGCGTGTAGAAGTGATGATTGTCCATGGCTCATTCTGTGTAGCAAGGTTGGTAACAAGAAATCTTACAGAATCaaaactctagttgataaccaCACATGTGCTAGAGTGTTTGATAATAAGTCTGCAAATATAAAGTGGGTGAAGAAGAAGCTGTTGAATACAGTCAGGACAGTCAACAAAATCAGCACCAATGAAATTGTAGATGACTTCAGAGTTAACCTTGGGACTGGTATAACCAGATACAGAGCATGGAAAGGCAAACAGTTGGCAactgaagaggttgaaggtgcTGTTGAATTACAGTATACCCTCTTGTGGAGATTTAGTAATGAATTGAGAGCAAGGTCAGCAGGAAACACATGCAAGATGAGCTTTGAATCACCCAGAACCACATTGTTTCCTAGATTCAGCAGATATTATATGTGCTTGGATGGCTGTAAAAGAGGGTTTCTAGCTGGATGCAGGCCATTCATAGGCTTGGATGGATGCCATCTCAAGACTAAACATGGAGGGATACTGTTGGCAGCAGTTGGTAGAGATGCAAACGAGCAGTATTTCCCTCTAGCCTTTGCTGTTGTTGAATCTGAAGCCAAAGATAGTTGGAGATGGTTTATGGAGCTTTTGATGGATGACAAAGACCCCACAAGATCAAGCAGATGGGTATTTATCTCCGATCAACAAAAG GGATTGATGGAGGTCTTCAAAGAAGATATGCTGCAAGGTGTTGAACATAGACTATGTGTAAGGCATCTTTATGCAAACATGAAAACTAAATTTGGAGGTGGTGTGCTTCTAAGGGACCTAATGATGGCTGCTGCCAAGGCTACATATGAAGCAGCTTGGAAAGAAAAAATGCAACTAATAAAGGAGCATAACGAAGTTGCTTTCCACTGGTTGATGGAGAAGCCAACTTCAAGCTGGTGCAGACATGCTTTTAGTTGGTTCTCTAGATGTGATGTGGTTATGAACAACCTATCAGAAGCCTTCAATTCTGCAATTATATTGGCCAGAGACAAACCTATCCTAACCATGATGGAGTGGATTAGGACCTATGTCATGGGAAGGTTCCCAGCAATGATGGAGAAGCTGAACAAGCATCCTCGACAAATCATGCCTAGGTCATTGAAGAGGATATCACATGAGGTTGACCACAGTAAGAACTGGGTCACTAGGGCTGTTGGTGTTCTAATGTTTGAGGTTCGCCATCTAATCACTTTGGAGAGACATGTTATCAACTTGAGGGATAGGACTTGTTGCTGTAATTTCTGGCAGTTGAATGGCTTTCCATGCAGACATGCAGTGGCTGCAATTTCTTTTCATGGCCATGATCCAAAGGCCTATGTACATGAGTGCTACCTGAGGGCTGCTTATAGAGCAACATATGAGAATTTTGTCACACCATTACCTGGACCTAACCAGTGGATTGTTACTCCACATGATCCTGTATGCATTATGCCACCATTGTATAAGAGAAGAGCTGGTAGGCCCAAGAAATTGAGGAGAAGAGACCCATGTGATGATCTTAATCCAAGTAAATTAAAGAGAGGGGGTGCAGCTTGGAAGTGCAGCAGGTGCAAGCAATACGGGCACAATAAGAAGACCTGTAAGAACCCTATTCAGGAAGACCAACCTGCTGGGAATGATGGAGCTGAGGATGGACCACAAAATGATGTACCTGAGGCTGAACCACAAAATGATGGACCTGAGGATGGACAGAATGATGGACCTGCTGAgaatcaaaagaaaacaaag AAAAAGGGTTTTAAGAAATGCAGTAGATGCAAGCAGTATGGGCACTATAAAAACAAATGTAAGAACAACCCTGAAATCATCCCCATATTTCAAGCTCCTGCTCCTTCTCTTCCTGGTATTGTTATCAGGGAGCCAAGCAATAATCTCACTGCACCTGCCCCAGTACCTCTTACTTCTGGAAAAGGG AAGGAAAAAGTCCATGATGCTCCAAGATCTGAGGTTCAAAATTGGAGTCAAGGATATACTGTGACAAGGAATCATGGAGCTGCAAGCACTTCTGCTTCTATCCTCCAAGTTGGGACTGCATCTGGGACTTCCAGGACAGTAGATGGGGCTGCAGCTGTTACAGGAAATGATTTTCCCATGGCTTCAGGAGATCAACAAGTTGTTGAAGACACTTTACCAACACAGTGCAGCGTTGTCTTGGACAAAACTGTGGGAGAATCTTCTTGA
- the LOC130739107 gene encoding cytidine deaminase 1-like: protein MDHPRFIIEASEAESMAKSSGLTLPQLLPSLVRSSQSLARAPISKFQVAAVAVGASGRIFIGVNLEFPGLPFHHTVHAEQFLLTNLALNAETQLRWLAVSAAPCGHCRQFLQEIRDAPNIELLITDNDDPSFTPLSHFLTHPFGPHDLLPKGVPLLLEPRHNNLTFSGDYSPCSDNVLSNGDTPMISQKLKFAALEAANASHAPYSGCPSGVALLDSQGKIYRGSYMESAAYNPSLGPLQTALIAYVAAGAADYDGVVAAVLVEKDGAVVRQETTARLLLQEISPQCQFKAFLCTSAD from the coding sequence ATGGATCACCCCAGATTCATAATCGAAGCTTCAGAAGCAGAATCCATGGCCAAATCTTCAGGCCTCACCCTCCCTCAGCTCCTCCCTTCACTAGTCCGCTCCTCCCAAAGCCTCGCCCGTGCCCCCATCTCCAAATTCCAGGTAGCAGCGGTGGCCGTCGGCGCCTCCGGCCGCATCTTCATCGGCGTCAACCTCGAGTTCCCCGGCCTCCCCTTCCACCACACCGTCCACGCCGAACAGTTTCTCCTAACCAACCTCGCCCTCAATGCGGAGACTCAGTTACGGTGGCTCGCCGTCTCCGCCGCGCCATGCGGCCATTGCCGGCAATTTCTGCAAGAAATTCGCGACGCTCCGAATATCGAACTCCTCATTACTGACAACGATGACCCGAGTTTCACCCCTCTCTCGCACTTCCTCACTCACCCTTTTGGACCCCATGACCTTCTCCCCAAAGGGGTGCCCCTTCTCTTAGAGCCTCGTCACAACAACCTCACTTTTAGCGGCGATTATTCTCCTTGTTCTGACAATGTCCTCTCCAATGGCGATACACCCATGATTTCTCAGAAGCTGAAGTTTGCGGCGTTGGAAGCTGCTAACGCTTCCCATGCACCTTACAGTGGTTGTCCTTCTGGGGTGGCTCTGTTGGATTCTCAGGGGAAGATTTACAGAGGGTCTTACATGGAGTCTGCGGCGTATAACCCCAGCCTTGGACCCCTTCAGACTGCTCTGATTGCCTATGTAGCTGCCGGAGCTGCTGATTATGACGGTGTTGTCGCCGCCGTGTTGGTGGAGAAGGATGGGGCGGTGGTTAGACAGGAGACCACTGCAAGGTTGCTGCTGCAAGAAATCTCCCCTCAGTGCCAGTTCAAGGCTTTCCTTTGTACTTCAGCTGATTGA
- the LOC130739106 gene encoding uncharacterized protein LOC130739106, which yields MVFTFIVRHGGWFGTSPYCHYFGGGRSVFPDQDEDRWSYIDTVDMIKELGYKEFNLWWSYIDTTEDVPKEVFRPYKSDSDALEMATIAASKGEGVLFVENLSKEPLSMHVRNFEPIVPSVVNEKEKARKKKAQPTKMKTVRRSHRLQAVVRKSNNLGKPSLVVISDDEDLHGC from the exons ATGGTGTTTACCTTCATTGTTCGCCATGGTGGTTGGTTTGGAACCTCCCCTTACTGCCATTATTTTGGTGGTGGTCGAAGTGTTTTTCCTGATCAAGATGAAGATAGATGGTCATACATTGACACTGTTGACATGATCAAAGAGCTGGGATACAAGGAGTTTAATTTGTGGTGGTCATACATTGACACTACTGAGGATGTTCCTAAAGAAGTGTTCAGGCCTTACAAATCTGATTCTGATGCACTGGAAATGGCTACGATTGCTGCTTCAAAGGGTGAAGGTGTCTTGTTTGTTGAAAATCTGTCAAAAGAGCCACTCTCAATGCATGTTAGAAATTTTGAACCAATTGTACCTTCTGTGGTGAATGAAAAAGAGAAAGCTAGAAAGAAGAAGGCTCAACCAACAAAGATGAAAACTGTTAGAAGGTCCCACCGGTTACAAGCTGTGGTGAGGAAATCAAATAACTTGGGCAAGCCAAGCCTAGTTGTTatttctgatgatgaggacttGCATG GTTGCTGA
- the LOC130739109 gene encoding PRA1 family protein F2-like, with protein MTTYGTISEESEVLSDSNPFLSQVTKDRIEAGLGTTRPWKEMIQPSHFKLPPSFFGAIQRVNTNAKHFRANYVIIILLVLFLSLLGHPISLIILVVMMIAWLFLYFLRDTPLVIMRFQIDERLVVISLLLVTVGLLVLTDVTRNVTVGMCVALVVVLAHAVMRETEDLFTMDEDVEIVSGVREVVKVPLRQPGSSSFTLP; from the coding sequence ATGACTACATATGGAACAATCTCAGAGGAATCAGAGGTTTTATCTGATTCAAACCCATTCTTATCACAAGTAACCAAAGATCGAATCGAGGCGGGTCTAGGCACAACAAGACCATGGAAGGAAATGATCCAACCTTCACATTTCAAACTCCCACCATCCTTCTTCGGAGCAATCCAAAGAGTCAACACAAATGCGAAACATTTTCGCGCGAACTATGTGATCATCATATTGCTAGTGCTGTTCCTCAGTTTACTAGGACATCCTATTTCCCTGATCATCTTAGTTGTCATGATGATTGCATGGCTGTTCTTGTATTTCCTAAGAGACACCCCTTTGGTGATCATGAGGTTTCAGATCGATGAGAGGTTGGTGGTTATCTCTTTGCTGTTGGTGACCGTTGGTTTGCTTGTTCTAACGGATGTGACACGTAATGTGACAGTAGGTATGTGTGTTGCATTGGTGGTTGTGTTGGCTCATGCTGTGATGAGAGAAACAGAGGATCTGTTCACTATGGATGAGGATGTAGAGATTGTATCTGGTGTTAGAGAGGTTGTCAAAGTCCCTCTTAGGCAACCTGGTTCATCTTCTTTTACATTGCCTTAG
- the LOC130739110 gene encoding uncharacterized protein LOC130739110 encodes MGEEEGAAASSKPLLTHTDTSNRHKPSSSYSYLLLFTTCMSLIAAIAFAFLFLSSSSAPPPPPTTARPLTKLHHPAVILISSDGFRFGYQFKTPTPNIHRLIQNGTEAQTGLIPVFPTITFPNHYSIVTGLYPPHHGIINNYFFDPVTGDKFTMASHEPKWWLGRPLWETVVDNGLKAATYFWPGSEVIKGSWTCPLGYCMHYNGSVAFEDRVDTVLGYFDLPQDEMPVFMTLYFEDPDHQGHQVGPDDDEITEAVARIDSLIGRLIKGLEDRGVFEDVTIILVGDHGMVGTCDQKLIILDDLGIPADWVHSYTPLLAIRPPLTHSPADVVAKMNEGLSSGKVENGGKLEVYLKEDLPERLHYAASDRIPPIIGLVHEGYKVEQSRTNKKECGGAHGYDNAFFSMRTIFIGHGPQFARGRKIPSFENVQIYNLVTSILKIKGVPNNGSATFPESVLLSAA; translated from the coding sequence atgggagaagaagaaggagcagCAGCATCATCAAAACCTCTCCTCACTCACACTGACACTTCCAACCGCCACAAACCCTCTTCTTCCTATTCCTACCTTCTTCTCTTCACCACTTGCATGTCTCTCATTGCAGCCATCGCTTTCGCctttctcttcctctcctcctcctccgccccaccaccaccaccaaccaccGCTCGTCCCCTCACCAAGCTCCACCACCCCGCCGTCATCCTAATCTCCTCCGACGGGTTCCGTTTCGGCTACCAGTTCAAAACCCCCACACCCAACATCCACCGTCTGATCCAAAACGGCACGGAGGCCCAAACCGGCTTGATCCCCGTCTTCCCCACCATCACCTTCCCCAACCACTACTCCATCGTCACTGGGCTCTACCCACCTCACCATGGCATCATCAACAACTACTTCTTCGACCCCGTCACCGGCGACAAGTTCACCATGGCGAGTCACGAGCCGAAATGGTGGCTCGGCCGCCCCTTGTGGGAGACTGTGGTGGACAATGGGTTGAAAGCTGCAACCTACTTCTGGCCAGGTTCTGAGGTAATCAAAGGCTCTTGGACTTGCCCTTTGGGTTATTGTATGCATTATAATGGTTCTGTGGCATTTGAGGATAGAGTGGATACTGTTTTGGGGTATTTTGATTTGCCACAAGATGAAATGCCTGTGTTTATGACACTTTATTTTGAGGACCCTGATCATCAGGGTCATCAGGTTGggcctgatgatgatgagatTACTGAAGCTGTTGCTAGGATTGATAGCTTGATTGGGAGGTTGATTAAGGGGTTGGAAGATAGAGGGGTGTTTGAGGATGTTACTATTATTCTGGTGGGTGATCATGGAATGGTTGGTACTTGTGATCAGAAGCTTATTATTTTAGATGATTTGGGGATTCCTGCTGATTGGGTCCACTCGTATACTCCTTTACTTGCGATTCGCCCGCCTCTTACTCATTCGCCCGCGGATGTTGTGGCTAAGATGAATGAAGGTTTGAGCTCGGGGAAGGTTGAAAATGGGGGGAAGTTGGAGGTGTATTTGAAGGAAGATCTGCCTGAGAGGCTTCATTATGCAGCAAGTGATCGGATTCCGCCGATAATTGGGTTGGTTCATGAGGGTTATAAGGTGGAGCAAAGCAGAACAAATAAAAAGGAGTGTGGGGGTGCTCATGGCTATGACAATGCTTTTTTCTCCATGAGGACTATTTTCATTGGGCATGGTCCTCAATTTGCAAGAGGGAGGAAGATACCATCGTTTGAGAATGTTCAGATTTATAATTTGGTTACTTCTATCCTCAAGATAAAGGGCGTGCCAAATAATGGGTCTGCTACATTTCCAGAATCTGTTCTTCTATCCGCTGCATAA
- the LOC130739103 gene encoding uncharacterized protein LOC130739103 yields MANFLGLRFHTQFPLTCFVAGSASSSAIAANLVKNWNRRVKGPRRMLLGFGAASFLSQFVGMSGGKSFIASARITGGPSVDEILKNVEWPEQFPFKEEDFLRYDESPDTMFYESPRFVTHIDDPAIAALTKYYSKVFPPSNSPGVSILDMCSSWVSHFPPGYSQERVVGLGLNEEELKRNPVLTEYIVQDLNVNPRLPFEDNSFDIITNVVSVDYITKPLDVFKEMSRILKPGGLAIMSFSNRCFWTKAISIWTSTGDADHVMIVGSYFHYAGGFEPPQAVDISPNPGRSDPMYIVYSRKVSTA; encoded by the exons ATGGCCAATTTCCTCGGACTCAGGTTCCACACACAATTTCCTTTGACATGTTTTGTTGCTGGTAGTGCTTCCTCTTCTGCCATTGCAGCTAATCTAGTCAAGAACTGGAACCGAAGAGTTAAGGGTCCTCGCCGCATGCTTTTGGGATTTGGAGCTGCTTCATTCTTGTCTCAGTTTGTGGGCATGTCTGGTGGCAAGTCCTTCATTGCTTCTGCAAGGATAACTGGTGGTCCCTCTGTGGATGAG ATACTTAAAAATGTGGAATGGCCAGAGCAGTTCCCCTTCAAGGAGGAGGATTTCCTGCGATATGATGA GTCACCAGATACTATGTTTTATGAATCCCCTCGATTTGTGACGCACATTGATGACCCTGCAATTGCTGCCCTGACTAAGTACTACTCCAAGGTGTTCCCACCCAGCAACTCTCCTGGAGTAAGCATTTTGGATATGTGTAGCAGTTGG GTCAGCCATTTTCCACCAGGATACAGCCAAGAACGAGTGGTGGGATTAGGCTTGAATGAAGAAGAGCTGAAGAGGAACCCG GTCCTCACGGAATATATTGTACAAGACTTAAATGTGAACCCCAGACTTCCATTTGAAGATAACTCTTTCGACATCATCACTAATGTG GTCAGTGTTGATTATATAACAAAGCCTCTTGATGTTTTCAAGGAGATGTCCAGGATACTCAAGCCAGGTGGACTGGCCATAATGAG CTTTTCAAACCGGTGCTTCTGGACAAAAGCCATTTCTATATGGACATCAACTGGGGATGCTGATCATGTTATGATTGTTGGTTCATATTTCCATTATGCTGGTGGATTTGAACCCCCTCAG GCTGTCGATATATCTCCTAATCCTGGACGCTCTGATCCCATGTACATTGTGTACTCTAGGAAGGTCTCTACTGCTTGA
- the LOC130739108 gene encoding thioredoxin-like 2, chloroplastic, with translation MALVDLIRLQFRSLRYSSSSFFITLPPPLPSTAEFSGNKAKRVFSASAYSSSVPPATLTAAIAITPRKHLLSFKVCATIAETDQPKWWEKNAPNMIDIHSTQEFLDALSQAGDRLVIVEFYGTWCASCRALFPKLCRTAEENPEIVFLKVNFDENKPMCKSLNVRVLPYFHFYRGAEGLLESFSCSLAKFQKIKDAIKLHNTARCSIGPPKGVGDLILEPSPVSKDRPKESV, from the exons ATGGCACTTGTTGATCTCATTCGCTTACAATTCCGATCCCTTCGATActcctcttcctctttcttcATCACTCTACCGCCGCCACTACCTTCCACCGCCGAATTCTCAGGTAACAAAGCGAAGAGGGTGTTCTCTGCTTCTGCATATTCTTCTTCAGTGCCACCTGCTACTCTTACCGCCGCCATTGCTATCACGCCCAGAAAGCACTTGCTTTCTTTCAAG GTATGTGCAACTATTGCTGAAACTGATCAGCCAAAATGGTGGGAAAAGAATGCCCCGAATATGATTGACATTCACTCCACGCAAGAATTTCTGGATGCTTTAAGTCAAGCTGGGGATAGACTAGTTATTGTTGAATTTTATGGTACTTGGTGTGCTTCTTGTCGAGCATTATTCCCCAAG CTATGCAGAACAGCTGAAGAAAACCCTGAAATTGTTTTCTTGAAAGTAAATTTTGATGAGAATAAGCCAATGTGTAAGAGTCTGAACGTTAGAGTACTTCCTTACTTCCACTTTTATCGAGGGGCTGAGGGGCTGCTTGAATCATTTTCATGTTCACTTGCCAAG TTTCAAAAAATAAAGGATGCCATCAAGTTACATAACACAGCTAGATGCAGCATTGGTCCACCTAAGGGCGTTGGTGATCTGATTCTTGAACCCTCTCCTGTTTCCAAGGACAGACCAAAAGAATCTGTTTAA